The following coding sequences lie in one Phalacrocorax carbo chromosome 3, bPhaCar2.1, whole genome shotgun sequence genomic window:
- the GTF2H5 gene encoding general transcription factor IIH subunit 5, translated as MVNVLKGVLIECDPAMKQFLLYLDESNALGKKFIIQDLDDTHVFVLAELVNFLQERVGELMDQNSFPITQK; from the exons ATGGTGAATGTTCTGAAAGGCGTTCTGATTGAATG TGACCCAGCAATGAAGCAGTTTCTGCTCTACTTGGATGAGTCAAATGCGTTGGGAAAGAAGTTCATCATACAAGACCTGGATGACACTCATGTCTTTGTGTTAGCCGAGTTGGTTAACTTCCTCCAGGAGAGAGTGGGAGAGTTAATGGACCAGAACTCTTTTCCTATTACTCAGAAGTAA